The following are encoded together in the Penicillium digitatum chromosome 3, complete sequence genome:
- a CDS encoding Regulator of G protein signaling superfamily: protein MYVFGKPTRLSYGEERDCDPTSPFDKFAFDHPSPDSVNSRKTMPAGMVGSIKDRVQCWGDIPVGFEAPIFDAAEARVKYLVLTNIWPKFIKEHSISLGSIDTMKPGIEV, encoded by the exons ATGT ACGTTTTTGGGAAACCGACGCGTCTTTCGTACGGCGAGGAACGTGATTGTGATCCCACTAGTCCTTTTGACAAGTTCGCTTTTGATCACCCGTCGCCGGATTCTGTGAACTCTAGGAAGACTATGCCGGCTGGGATGGTGGGGTCGATTAAGGACCGCGTGCAGTGCTGGGGTGATATTCCTGTGGGGTTTGAGGCTCCAATCTTTGATGCTGCTGAGGCTAGAGTTAAGTACCTTGTGCTTACGAATATCTGGCCTAAGTTTATTAAGGAGCACAGCATTTCGCTTGGTTCGATCGACACTATGAAGCCCGGAATCGAGGTTTAA
- a CDS encoding Oxidoreductase: protein MSTPAIGFVGLGAMGFGMATHLVKEGYPVHGFDVFPASVERFKTAGGIPASSLRESAKGKDFYVCMVASAPQVQSVLFGDGGIVGALPQNATLLLCSTVPASYAQSVAAELVSVGRSDIAFIDAPVSGGALRAAAGTLSIMAGAPDAALEKGRFLLQEMSDVKKLYLVPGGIGAGSNMKMVHQVLAGIHILGAGEAQGFAARLGLDAVKTSEAIKSSPAWTWMHENRLQRMLEEDWHPGASALTIILKDVGIITTSARQSQFPTPLCSTAEQVYLSALLQGYGPVDDSSMVRQYFAEPILKVSSTQSEETAEALQLVLDLMEVTNLVAAAEAISFARYLKVDLKQFYTLVSDAAGASRQFMTKGLEMIEGLGQGADGDSETLDEATSRLEKAVQKARDLHCPLHLGNAALSVLYMAKKYGLGVERSASMVKAFET, encoded by the exons ATGTCAACCCCCGCAATCGGCTTCGTCGGCCTCGGCGCTATGGGCTTCGGAATGGCCACACATCTCGTGAAAGAGGGCTACCCAGTACACGGCTTCGACGTATTCCCAGCCTCAGTAGAGCGCTTCAAGACTGCGGGCGGAATCCCCGCATCGTCCCTGCGGGAGTCAGCAAAGGGAAAGGATTTCTATGTTTGTATGGTAGCCTCAGCGCCGCAAGTGCAGAGTGTGCTTTTTGGGGATGGTGGCATTGTCGGAG CCCTCCCCCAAAACGCAACCCTCCTCCTCTGCTCCACCGTCCCAGCATCATACGCCCAATCCGTCGCTGCAGAGCTTGTCTCCGTCGGTAGAAGCGATATAGCCTTCATTGACGCACCCGTGTCAGGTGGTGCGCTTCGCGCCGCAGCGGGCACGCTGTCAATTATGGCCGGTGCGCCGGATGCCGCATTAGAGAAAGGCCGGTTCCTGCTACAGGAGATGTCGGATGTTAAGAAGCTGTACCTTGTCCCCGGCGGGATTGGCGCAGGTAGTAATATGAAGATGGTGCACCAAGTACTGGCGGGTATTCATATTCTGGGTGCTGGTGAGGCCCAGGGCTTTGCAGCGCGACTGGGCTTAGATGCAGTGAAGACATCCGAGGCGATCAAGTCTAGTCCCGCTTGGACTTGGATGCATGAGAATCGGTTGCAGCGGATGTTGGAGGAGGATTGGCATCCGGGTGCCAGCGCTTTGACCATTATTCTTAAGGATGTG GGGATAATCACGACCTCTGCGCGCCAAAGTCAATTCCCGACGCCACTTTGCTCTACTGCTGAGCAGGTTTACTTGTCGGCTTTGTTGCAGGGATATGGACCCGTTGATGACTCGTCTATGGTGCGGCAGTACTTTGCTGAGCCGATTCTGAAGGTCTCTTCTACTCAGTCGGAGGAGACGGCGGAGGCGTTGCAGCTGGTGTTGGATCTGATGGAGGTAACTAACCTGGTTGCCGCTGCGGAGGCGATTTCCTTTGCACGCTATCTTAAGGTCGATCTGAAGCAGTTTTATACTCTTGTCAGTGATGCTGCTGGTGCTAGTCGGCAATTTATGACGAAGGGGTTGGAAATGATTGAGGGGCTTGGACAGGGTGCGGATGGGGACTCTGAGACTCTTGATGAGGCTACTTCTCGTTTAGAGAAGGCTGTACAAAAGGCGCGCGATCTGCATTGTCCTTTGCATCTTGGCAATGCTGCCTTGAGTGTGTTGTATATGGCTAAGAAGTATGGGTTGGGAGTTGAGCGAAGTGCCAGTATGGTGAAGGCTTTTGAGACTTAG
- a CDS encoding Ketose-bisphosphate aldolase, class-II, with protein MTLQENRALRILDHASENHYGIPAMCCYNMEGILATVRAAEVKRSAAMILLFPWAVHYADGLLVHAAAEAARKASVPITVHMDHAQTPEIIRYAADLGGFDSIMVDMSHYEKAENLSLTRELVEYCHARGIATEAEPGRIEGGEDGVADTADLEGLLTTPEESREFVDTGIDWLAPAFGNVHGEYGPRGIQLEYERLRSINEAVGREVRLVLHGADPFTEEIFKECIGCGVSKININKVLNNEYVRVQAEMAGKVPLTTLLEEATNAMQKAVEGCIDRLGSGGRYPGKN; from the coding sequence ATGACCCTCCAAGAAAACCGCGCCCTGCGCATCCTAGATCATGCCTCCGAAAACCACTACGGTATCCCGGCAATGTGTTGCTACAATATGGAAGGCATTCTAGCAACCGTCCGCGCCGCAGAAGTTAAACGTTCCGCAGCCATgatcctcctcttcccctGGGCGGTCCATTACGCCGACGGACTCCTCGTCCACGCAGCCGCCGAAGCCGCACGCAAAGCCTCCGTGCCGATAACCGTGCACATGGACCACGCGCAAACACCCGAGATAATCCGGTACGCGGCGGACCTGGGTGGGTTCGACAGTATCATGGTTGACATGTCCCACTACGAGAAAGCAGAGAACCTTTCTCTGACGCGCGAGCTGGTGGAGTACTGCCATGCGCGGGGGATCGCGACGGAGGCAGAGCCTGGTCGGATTGAGGGGGGCGAGGATGGCGTTGCTGATACGGCCGATCTGGAGGGATTACTTACGACGCCGGAGGAGAGTAGGGAGTTTGTGGATACGGGGATTGATTGGCTTGCGCCTGCGTTCGGGAATGTTCATGGAGAGTATGGACCGAGAGGTATTCAGTTGGAGTATGAGCGTTTGAGATCGATTAATGAGGCTGTTGGTCGGGAGGTGAGGCTTGTGCTTCATGGGGCGGATCCGTTTACTGAGGAGATCTTTAAGGAGTGTATTGGTTGTGGGGTTAGCAAGATTAATATTAACAAGGTGTTGAATAATGAGTATGTGAGGGTGCAGGCGGAGATGGCTGGGAAAGTACCTTTGACGACGCTCTTGGAGGAGGCGACCAATGCTATGCAGAAGGCTGTGGAGGGATGCATTGATCGGTTGGGATCTGGGGGGAGATACCCGGGAAAGAATTAG
- a CDS encoding Benzoate 4-monooxygenase cytochrome P450, producing the protein MDSLKIYVYVLALPLGLLALRTVYHLYFHPLSKFPGPKLAAATFLYEFYYDVIRSGMYIWEIERMHEKYGPIVRINPREIHIKDSNYYDEIHAGSARKRSKDPKYAIAFGAPNSLVGTITHDHHRFRRGLLSNYFSKRSVVDLGPSIHDKVNKLIARFEQAHQAGDVLHLQLDFAALTADVITDYCYGWSYGYLDGEKGSKSNDLVDAVNGLMVMIHINRFFPFLISVFRNAPPNLLRWLQPQMADLFDVKARLRQQADDTLQKQGRRKVDTEARLTIFDALTSLELPENERTLERLEDESALLLGAGTETTARSITVAMFHLIHNKEIMTKLRAELKTVLVTPLSKASWVDLEKLPYLTGVVNEGLRLSHGMTARLARVSPNEPMLYQDWVIPAGTPVSQSNYFVHMDPTLFPQPEKFDPERWIRATEKGEYLSRFIVSFTKGSRQCLGMNLAYAEIYLSLAHIARRFDFELYETTTDNICVYRDMGIGCPKIGLFGVRATVVGLVEE; encoded by the exons ATGGATTCCTTGAAAATATACGTGTACGTGCTGGCGTTGCCGTTAGGACTGCTGGCCTTGCGCACTGTGTACCATCTGTACTTCCATCCGCTGTCCAAATTCCCCGGTCCAAAACTCGCTGCTGCGACCTTTCTCTACGAGTTCTATTACGATGTGATCAGAAGCGGTATGTACATCTGGGAGATTGAGCGGATGCACGAGAAGTATG GCCCAATCGTGCGCATCAATCCACGAGAAATCCACATCAAAGACTCAAACTACTACGACGAAATCCACGCCGGCAGCGCGCGCAAACGCTCCAAAGATCCCAAATACGCCATAGCCTTCGGCGCGCCCAACTCCCTCGTTGGAACAATCACCCACGACCACCACCGCTTCCGCCGCGGCCTGCTGAGCAATTACTTCTCCAAGCGCTCGGTGGTAGACCTTGGTCCATCCATCCACGATAAAGTCAACAAGCTAATTGCGCGCTTCGAGCAAGCCCACCAAGCTGGCGACGTGCTCCACCTGCAACTAGACTTCGCCGCGCTGACTGCAGATGTGATTACCGACTACTGCTACGGTTGGAGCTACGGCTACCTGGACGGCGAGAAGGGGTCGAAGAGCAACGACCTTGTCGACGCGGTTAATGGGCTGATGGTGATGATTCACATTAACCGATTCTTCCCATTCCTTATTTCTGTTTTCAGAAATGCGCCGCCTAACCTACTACGCTGGCTGCAGCCCCAGATGGCGGATCTGTTTGATGTGAAGGCTAGGCTAAGACAGCAGGCGGATGATACTCTACAGAAGCAGGGTCGGCGGAAGGTTGATACCGAGGCGAGGTTGACTATATTTGATGCGTTGACGAGTTTGGAGTTGCCTGAGAATGAGAGAACGCTTGAACGGCTAGAAGATGAGTCTGCGCTGTTGCTTGGCGCTGGTACAGAGACTACGGCTAGGTCTATTACTGTCGCGATGTTTCATCTCATCCACAACAAAGAGATTATGACGAAGCTGCGCGCGGAGTTGAAGACTGTGCTGGTGACACCACTGTCTAAGGCATCGTGGGTGGATTTGGAGAAATTGCCATATTTG ACGGGTGTCGTGAATGAAGGTTTGCGTCTCAGTCATGGCATGACAGCCCGGTTGGCTCGTGTTTCACCGAACGAACCCATGCTCTACCAGGATTGGGTTATCCCTGCAGGG ACCCCGGTCAGTCAGTCGAACTACTTCGTCCATATGGATCCCACACTCTTCCCCCAGCCGGAAAAATTCGACCCGGAGCGTTGGATCCGTGCGACGGAGAAAGGGGAGTATCTGAGTCGGTTTATTGTCTCATTTACCAAGGGAAGCAGACAGTGTCTGGGAATGAA TCTCGCCTATGCGGAGATCTACTTATCTTTGGCCCACATTGCTCGTCGCTTTGATTTTGAACTCTATGAGACCACCACCGATAACATTTGTGTTTATCGTGATATGGGTATTGGGTGTCCGAAGATTGGTTTGTTTGGTGTTAGGGCTACAGTAGTGGGTCTTGTGGAAGAGTAA
- a CDS encoding Iron-sulfur protein subunit of succinate dehydrogenase Sdh2, putative, whose amino-acid sequence MASLRTTSRLFAASRPLFRPAFARTYATVEPTPSEQPKMKTFKIYRWNPDQPSEKPQMQSYDLDLNKTGPMMLDALIRIKNELDPTLTFRRSCREGICGSCAMNIDGVNTLACLCRIPTDTKTESRIYPLPHTYVVKDLVPDMTHFYKQYKSIKPYLQRDTPTEDGLEFRQSPEDRKKLDGLYECILCACCSTSCPSYWWNSEEYLGPAILLQSFRWLADSRDEKTAERKAALDNSMSVYRCHTILNCTRTCPKGLNPGRAIAEIKKMLAV is encoded by the exons ATGGCCTCCCTCCGTACCACTTCGCGATTGTTCGCGGCATCGCGGCCGTTGTTCCGTCCTGCCTTCGCTCGCACCTATGCGACCGTTGAGCCTACTCCCTCCGAGCAGCCCAAGATGAAGACCTTCAAGATCTACCGTTGGAACCCGGACCAGCCCAGCGAGAAGCCCCAGATGCAGTCCTACGACCTCGACCTGAATAAGACCGGACCCATGATGCTGGATGCGCTTATCCGGATAAAGAACGAACTCGACCCTACCCTCACTTTCCGGAGGTCTTGCCGTGAGGGTATTTGCGGTTCTTGCGCCATGAACATCGACGGTGTCAACACTCTCGCCTGCTTGT GCCGCATTCCCACCGATACCAAGACCGAGTCCCGCATCTACCCTTTGCCTCACACTTACGTCGTCAAGGACTTGGTCCCCGACATGACCCACTTTTACAAGCAATACAAGTCTATCAAGCCATATCTCCAGCGCGATACCCCCACCGAAGAC GGTCTTGAATTCCGTCAATCCCCCGAGGATCGCAAGAAGCTCGACGGTCTCTACGAATGCATTCTGTGCGCCTGCTGCTCAACCTCCTGCCCATCCTACTGGTGGAACAGCGAGGAGTACCTTGGACCTGCCATCCTGCTCCAGTCCTTCCGTTGGTTGGCCGATTCCCGTGATGAGAAGACCGCTGAGCGCAAGGCCGCTCTCGACAACAGCATGAGCGTCTACCGTTGCCACACCATTCTCAACTGCACACGGACTTGCCCCAAGGGCCTGAACCCAGGTCGCGCAATTGCCGAGATCAAGAAGATGTTGGCTGTCTAG
- a CDS encoding integral membrane protein pth11, translating into MTIPEDILAADAAGRIPSGVSLEYLAESRDKSAIVGIIFLICFTGLLMIVRLYARAFIVKKIGLDDALAVLTMMLYIAFVVLSIILIKLGSGRHMEYIQYVLSLPTVRITEILDFAAHVLYTTTLFLCRLSGLAFYYRLSARSTKLHMSIIIAAPLLFAAYLPQIFLLIFHCKPVTGLWPYEWQPEPKTYTCLSWGLVYSVNSGLSLACDLMMFVIPAALIRGLHVSREKKIKLSIVMFPGVLVIMISAVRIWLVAEGQWDPDGSWAYNPMMCVENAEIAGTLIALSVPALKPVFGGLFTRINEYTSSRTRSHSTKITSLSHSKTTGTGASSSKRDSKRLISWSKIGKDDYEMMPSDASLSRDVTSGSRRSNRNEEERNGTSSPGIRVTNEVIIQDDGSDVRIVVPGSRDS; encoded by the exons ATGACTATCCCCGAAGACATCCTTGCTGCAGATGCAGCAGGGAGAATCCCCAGCGGGGTTTCACTCGAATACTTAGCAGAGTCCCGCGATAAGTCCGCCATTGTGGGAATCATTTTCTTGATCTGTTTTACGGGCCTTTTGATGATTGTACGTCTATATGCTCGGGCATTTATTGTGAAGAAGATTGGTTTGGACGATGCATTGGCCGTCTTGACAATG ATGCTGTACATTGCCTTTGTCGTCCTCTCCATCATCCTGATCAAATTAGGAAGTGGCCGCCACATGGAATACATTCAGTATGTGCTATCACTTCCCACAGTCCGCATTACCGAAATCCTCGACTTCGCTGCCCACGTTCTTTACACAACAACTCTATTCCTATGTCGGCTCTCCGGTCTAGCCTTCTACTATCGGCTCTCGGCCCGCTCAACAAAACTCCACATGAGCATCATCATCGCCGCGCCGCTCCTTTTCGCCGCCTACCTACCCCAGATCTTTCTTTTAATCTTCCACTGCAAACCGGTCACAGGGCTGTGGCCCTACGAGTGGCAACCGGAGCCAAAGACCTACACATGTCTCTCATGGGGACTCGTGTACTCGGTGAACTCGGGTCTATCTCTCGCCTGTGACCTGATGATGTTCGTGATCCCCGCAGCACTCATCAGAGGACTGCACGTCTcccgagaaaaaaaaatcaagctATCAATCGTGATGTTCCCCGGTGTCCT CGTCATCATGATCTCCGCCGTCCGCATCTGGCTCGTAGCAGAGGGCCAATGGGACCCTGACGGCAGCTGGGCCTATAACCCAATGATGTGCGTTGAGAACGCCGAGATCGCCGGGACTCTAATCGCTCTCTCGGTGCCAGCGCTGAAACCAGTCTTCGGGGGCCTGTTCACACGCATAAATGAGTACACGTCCAGTCGCACCCGCTCGCACTCGACCAAAATAACCAGTCTCAGCCATTCTAAGACTACTGGCACTGGTGCGAGCTCCAGCAAGCGGGATAGCAAGCGTCTCATTAGTTGGTCAAAGATTGGGAAGGACGACTATGAGATGATGCCTTCTGATGCCTCTCTTTCGAGGGATGTTACAAGCGGGTCCAGGAGGAGTAATCGCAATGAGGAGGAGAGGAATGGTACTAGTAGTCCAGGGATCCGGGTTACGAATGAGGTTATCATTCAAGATGATGGGAGTGATGTGAGGATTGTAGTGCCCGGGTCTAGGGACAGCTAG
- a CDS encoding Amidase family protein, with the protein MAPLIQTLILTDPYLYDFPRLGGDGAAQFPMRTCHGFQLEEATVDEIQAELTVGNFTSVQLLECYMDRVYQTQPYLNAILQVNPDAFSIAEQLDDERTSGIVRGPLHGIPFIVKDNIATKDRLETTAGSWALLGNVVPRDSHVVHGMRKAGALLLGKAALSEWADMRSNNYSEGFSARGGQCRSAYNFTVNPGGSSTGSGVAVSANLVPIALGTETDGSVINPAQRNSIVGIKPTVGLTSRAGVIPESTHQDTVGTFGKTVRDAVYALDAIYGIDPRDNYTSAQEGLTPVGGYAQFLTNQTALKGAVFGIPWESFWALGDADQIAQLLELVELIESAGATVINGTELPHYKEIVSPDGWNWDYGTTRGYPNESSYSYIKVDFYNNLRDYLSEVENTNVRSVEDLVQYNIDNYGSEGGLPGIHPAFGSGQDGLIASLESKGVMDETYFQALEFCRRTTREEGIDAALKQGNVTLDGLLIPPDVAQSVEIAAQAGYPVITLPGGVSDVSGMPFGLALVNTAFSEATLIKYASAIEDLKKNQGAKWDRPLPEWRGYLERPLPVAF; encoded by the exons ATGGCACCTTTAATCCAGACCTTG ATCCTCACCGATCCCTACCTCTATGACTTCCCTCGTCTGGGCGGTGATGGTGCTGCCCAGTTCCCCATGCGTACCTGTCACGGCTTTCAGCTGGAGGAGGCCACGGTCGATGAAATCCAGGCCGAGCTAACGGTTGGCAATTTCACTAGCGTTCAGCTGCTGGAGTGCTACATGGACCGTGTCTACCAGACCCAGCCTTACTTGAA TGCCATTCTGCAAGTGAACCCAGATGCTTTCTCCATTGCCGAGCAGCTCGATGATGAGCGGACTTCAGGCATCGTCCGTGGTCCTCTTCACGGTATCCCCTTCATTGTCAAGGACAACATCGCCACTAAGGATCGTCTGGAGACCACTGCCGGCAGCTGGGCTCTGCTCGGCAATGTCGTGCCCCGTGACTCTCACGTCGTCCACGGTATGCGTAAGGCTGGTGCtctgcttcttgggaagGCTGCTCTGAGCGAATGGGCCGACATGCGCTCCAACAACTACTCCGAAGGCTTCAGCGCCCGTGGTGGCCAGTGCCGCAGTGCTTACAACTTCACCGTAAACCCCGGTGGTAGCAGCACTGGCTCTGGTGTTGCTGTCAGCGCCAACCTGGTACCTATTGCTCTTGGAACCGAGACCGATGGCTCTGTCATCAACCCTGCTCAGCGCAACTCCATTGTTGGCATCAAGCCTACTGTCGGTCTGACCTCCCGTGCTGGTGTCATCCCAGAGTCCACCCACCAGGACACCGTCGGCACCTTTGGTAAGACCGTCCGTGATGCCGTCTACGCCCTCGATGCCATCTACGGCATTGACCCTCGCGACAACTACACCTCCGCCCAAGAGGGTCTCACCCCCGTCGGTGGATACGCCCAGTTTCTGACTAATCAGACCGCTCTCAAGGGCGCCGTCTTCGGTATCCCCTGGGAGTCCTTCTGGGCCCTTGGCGACGCCGACCAAATCGCCCAGCTCCTCGAGCTGGTTGAGCTGATCGAGTCTGCCGGCGCCACCGTCATCAACGGCACTGAGCTGCCTCACTACAAGGAGATTGTTTCGCCCGACGGCTGGAACTGGGATTACGGTACTACCCGCGGCTACCCTAATGAGTCCTCGTACTCCTACATCAAGGTCGACTTCTACAACAACCTGCGCGACTATCTGTCCGAGGTGGAAAACACCAACGTTCGCTCCGTCGAGGACCTCGTCCAGTACAACATTGACAACTACGGCTCCGAAGGTGGTCTTCCCGGTATCCACCCCGCCTTCGGTTCTGGCCAGGACGGTCTCATCGCTTCCCTCGAGAGCAAGGGTGTCATGGATGAGACTTACTTCCAGGCTTTGGAATTCTGCCGTCGCACTACCCGTGAAGAGGGTATCGATGCTGCTTTAAAGCAGGGCAATGTCACTCTCGACGGTCTCCTTATTCCCCCCGATGTCGCTCAGAGCGTTGAGATCGCCGCCCAGGCTGGATACCCTGTCATCACTCTGCCTGGTGGCGTCAGCGATGTCTCAGGCATGCCCTTTGGCCTTGCTCTCGTGAACACAGCTTTCTCCGAGGCCACCTTGATTAAGTACGCCAGTGCCATTGAGGACCTAAAGAAGAACCAAGGCGCTAAGTGGGACCGTCCTCTTCCTGAGTGGCGTGGTTACCTGGAGCGTCCTCTGCCCGTCGCCTTCTAG
- a CDS encoding Pectin lyase, putative, whose translation MKIAAIFAALAVRAAAAGVTGAAEGFAKGVTGGGSAAPVFPNTNAELVSYLGDSSPRVIVLTKTFDFTGSEGTTTSTGCAPWGTGAGCQVAINQDNWCKNYEPNAPTTPVQYDNAGTLGIIVQSNKSIVGQGSTGAIKGKGLRIVSGANNVIIQNIAITDINAKYVWGGDAITINDSDLVWIDHVTTARISRQHIVLGTLASKRVTISNSFLDGSGSYSATCDGHHYWGFYFDGSNDLITLKGNYIAHTSGRAPKVQGNTLLHAVNNYWQDNTGHAFEIGAGAYVLAEGNVFQNVVASTQTPIVGQLFSSPDVNTNAVCSSHLGRVCEVNGFGSSGNFGGRADTGFLSNFAGKNIASATPYTSVVASVTAHAGQGKL comes from the exons ATGAAGATCGCAGCCATCTTTGCAGCACTCGCAGTGCGGGCCGCTGCCGCCGGTGTCACCGGTGCCGCAGAAGGTTTCGCCAAGGGCGTCACTGGTGGTGGCTCTGCCGCCCCTGTCTTccccaacaccaatgccgaGCTGGTCTCGTACCTTGGTGACTCTTCTCCTCGTGTTATCGTCTTGACCAAGACTTTCGACTTCACTGGCAGTGAGGGaaccaccaccagcaccgGCTGCGCCCCTTGGGGAACTGGTGCTGGTTGCCAGGTTGCTATCAACCAGGACAACTGGTGCAAGAACTACGAGCCGAACGCTCCCACTACTCCTGTCCAATA CGACAACGCTGGTACCCTTGGCATAATCGTCCAGTCCAACAAGTCCATTGTCGGTCAGGGCAGCACCGGTGCCATCAAGGGCAAGGGTCTCCGAATCGTCAGCGGTGCGAACAACGTCATCATCCA GAACATTGCCATCACCGACATCAACGCCAAGTACGTCTGGGGCGGTGATGCCATCACCATCAACGACTCCGACCTGGTCTGGATTGACCACGTCACCACTGCCCGCATCTCTCGCCAGCACATCGTTCTCGGCACTCTGGCCTCCAAGCGTGTCACCATCTCCAACAGCTTCCTCGACGGTTCCGGCAGTTACTCCGCTACCTGTGACGGTCACCACTACTGGGGCTTCTACTTCGATGGATCCAATGATCTCATTACCTTGAAGGGCAACTACATCGCCCACACCAGTGGACGTGCCCCCAAGGTCCAGGGAAACACTCTTTTGCACGCT GTCAACAACTACTGGCAGGACAACACTGGCCACGCCTTCGAGATCGGCGCCGGTGCCTACGTCCTCGCTGAGGGTAACGTGTTCCAGAACGTCGTCGCATCTACCCAGACTCCCATTGTTGGACAGTTGTTCTCCTCCCCCGATGTCAACACCAACGCTGTCTGCAGCTCTCACCTCGGACGTGTCTGCGAGGTCAACGGATTCGGATCTTCCGGAAACTTCGGTGGCCGCGCTGATACTGGATTCCTTTCCAACTTTGCCGGCAAGAACATTGCCTCTGCTACCCCTTACACTTCTGTTGTTGCCAGTGTCACTGCCCACGCTGGCCAGGGTAAGCTTTAA
- a CDS encoding Sexual development protein (LsdA), putative, producing MRFHIVALLGVIYLAVAAPFPNVSTHPLPDGMPNPSPSELETIELNSYGTLPNGPPPIGISEGGIMNLKLIAFNELFEIAFFHQLITNITDKALGYRFTDEGDYDFVLNGLRAILAQEELHALDANNALAHVGIDPIEPCQYTFPINDFDSALVLATTFTDVVLGTLQDVVERFALGGDFALTREVSSVIGQEGEQQGWFRVMQGKVPSELPFLTTSDLNFAFTAIQSFVVPGTCPNIGSIPLKTFATLNVSTAPTTAGTRNIKVSFDAHDWIDQETLWLTFINQQNLPIVEPLRIISKDTKTIVAEALFPYEAYQLNGLTIAAVTTTKGPFTNAYSVANATLAGPGIFIIN from the exons ATGCGCTTCCACATTGTCGCCCTTCTGGGCGTGATCTACTTGGCTGTTGCCGCTCCGTTTCCGAACGTGTCGACTCACCCTCTTCCGGATGGAATGCCTAATCCAAGCCCCAGTGAGCTGGAGACAATTGAGTTGAACTCCTATGGAACTCTGCCAAATGGTCCTCCTCCAATCGGGATCAGTGAAGGAGGAATCATGAATCTCAAGCTAATCGCATTCAACGAACTCTTTGAAATTGCCTTTTTTCATCAACTGATCACAAACATCACCGACAAGGCTTTAGGCTATCGCTTCACTGATGAAGGGGATTATGACTTTGTTTTGAACGGCTTGCGGGCGATCCTGGCT CAAGAAGAGCTCCATGCCCTTGACGCCAACAACGCCTTGGCCCATGTTGGCATTGACCCCATCGAGCCTTGCCAATATACCTTCCCCATCAATGACTTTGACTCGGCCCTTGTACTCGCCACCACCTTCACAGATGTGGTTTTGGGTACTCTGCAGGACGTTGTGGAGAGATTTGCTCTCGGTGGTGACTTCGCTCTGACACGCGAGGTTTCCTCCGTCATTGGCCAGGAGGGAGAACAGCAGGGATGGTTTCGCGTCATGCAGGGCAAGGTCCCTAGTGAACTGCCCTTCTTGACGACCAGCGATCTCAACTTCGCCTTCACTGCCATTCAGAGCTTCGTCGTGCCTGGCACTTGCCCCAACATTGGCTCCATTCCACTCAAAACCTTTGCCACTCTCAACGTCAGCACAGCCCCGACTACTGCGGGGACCAGAAACATCAAGGTTTCCTTCGACGCTCACGACTGGATTGATCAAGAGACGCTGTGGCTCACCTTTATCAACCAGCAGAATTTGCCGATCGTGGAGCCTCTCCGGATTATCTCCAAGGATACCAAAACGATCGTTGCAGAAGCTCTATTTCCTTATGAGGCATATCAATTGAACGGGTTGACCATCGCTGCGGTAACCACAACCAAGGGACCATTTACAAATGCATACAGTGTGGCAAACGCCACTCTCGCTGGGCCGGGAATTTTCATCATCAACTGA